One part of the Vicia villosa cultivar HV-30 ecotype Madison, WI linkage group LG6, Vvil1.0, whole genome shotgun sequence genome encodes these proteins:
- the LOC131611404 gene encoding SUPPRESSOR OF GAMMA RESPONSE 1-like — protein sequence MARSWLIDIGGFAKKVKRTTLSSADQIKDCGAYRECPNCHWRIDNSDVSSEWPGFPLGIKFDPSDVELLDHLAAKCGVGNATPHMFIEEFIPTLEGDQGICYTHPENLPGAKKDGSSIHFFHRTMNAYSTGQRKRRKIQHHGSTEDHVRWHKTGKTKAVIEDGVHKGYKKIMVLYIRSEKESKSYKSDWKMHQYHLGTGEDEKNGEYVVSKIFYKHNEKNEEKPMAEESDNIPSRTSPKTPKPNPPNLLRAGKSVGNDDNIDETALLSSAEDAKSIPVESHAPQSETRDQDNADNSAWLVDESQTMENCEYEGLDDILLCKEILDSSALFNDSGLNSITPNDLAYYENKMTGNCNVASETSTSVLDTLDLGTPPDYDLSNLTFCSQDSILDWLDWL from the exons ATGGCTAG GAGCTGGCTTATTGACATAGGAGGATTTGCGAAGAAAGTGAAAAGAACTACACTCTCTTCAGCTGATCAGATAAAGGATTGTGGCGCATATCGTGAATGTCCAAACTGTCATTGGCGTATAGACAATAGTGAT GTTTCTAGTGAGTGGCCTGGCTTTCCGCTTGGTATAAAGTTTGACCCTTCTGATGTAGAACTGTTAGACCATTTAGCGGCTAAATGTGGTGTTGGGAACGCGACTCCTCACATGTTTATCGAAGAGTTCATACCAACATTGGAAGGAGACCAAGGCATTTGCTATACACATCCTGAAAATCTTCCAG GTGCTAAGAAAGATGGGAGTAGTATTCATTTCTTTCACAGAACAATGAATGCATATAGTACTGGTCAACGAAAGCGTCGAAAGATTCAACATCATGGTTCGACAGAAGATCATGTACGCTGGCACAAGACTGGTAAGACCAAAGCTGTAATAGAAGATGGAGTACATAAGGGCTATAAGAAGATCATGGTTCTGTATATAAGATCTGAGAAAGAGTCAAAATCCTACAAATCTGACTGGAAAATGCATCAGTACCATCTGGGGACTGGTGAAGATGAGAAGAATGGAGAATATGtggtttcaaaaatattttataaacatAATGAGAAAAATGAGGAGAAACCAATGGCTGAAGAATCTGACAATATACCATCACGAACAAGTCCAAAGACTCCAAAACCAAATCCTCCAAACCTACTGCGTGCAGGAAAAAGTGTTGGCAATGATGATAACATCGATGAAACTGCACTGTTGTCGTCTGCCGAG GATGCCAAGTCTATCCCTGTAGAATCACATGCCCCACAATCTGAAACTCGGGATCAGGACAACGCAGACAACTCTGCATGGTTGGTTGACGAATCACAGACCATGGAAAATTGCGAATACGAGGGCTTGGATGACATATTATTGTGCAAGGAGATTTTAGATTCATCAGCTCTATTTAATGATTCTGGATTGAACTCAATCACTCCCAATGACCTTGCTTACTATGAAAACAAAATGACAGGGAATTGTAATGTAGCTAGTGAAACTTCAACTTCTGTTCTGGATACACTGGATTTGGGTACTCCTCCAGATTATGATCTTTCG AATTTGACATTTTGTTCTCAAGACAGTATCCTTGATTGGCTGGACTGGTTGTGA